The Molothrus aeneus isolate 106 chromosome 22, BPBGC_Maene_1.0, whole genome shotgun sequence genomic interval AAATCATCttcaaaatcagaaattcttggcttttccttcttctctatGAAATGGGAGATTCTACAAGCAGGTGTTGGTGAGCTGTGagcaaaacatggaaaaggccTTAAAAAATGAGAGGGGTAAGAGtaaaaatctgaatttacaCACAGCAAACAACCTGAACATGGAATaagggagcagggagatgggaaGGTGAGGATTTCACAATAAATGACTTTGCTTGCACCCAAgtttatggaaaataaatggaaaaaaaatgacaaatggGGAAATTTCAGCCTGATGCAAAGGTGATTAAAGCAAATGAAAGCTTTTGGATCAGGCCTGCTGAGTACTGATAGAATTATTCATTTATGTGAAATaaaaccttcattttttttttttttttaagacaggTGAAATTCTTCACAATTGAGGATTTTCCTGCTCTCCCCTTTAGGGACAGAACTGACCCTGAATATCCATCCTGCAAAGCCAATTTTGCTACAAACTCTGAATTCATGCACAATGCCCTTTCCTCTCTATATTTTTAACTTTCCCACCCAGCCTCCTAAAAGGAAACTTTCAATTGAGGAAATTTCCATCCCTGGAGGACAGAACCGTCCTTTTCCAATGCcagatttaaaaatcaatacCTATAATGAAACTTcaattagaaataaattataatgGTAGGATTTTAGCAAAATAACTTTTTACTTTGGagtttaaagcatttttttgtttcttttctgggCATCACAGGGTTATgataatattattttatcaCTTAAATCCTCACCACAAACTATTCTGATACCTGTGATCCTCATGAATATGATTTTTGAAATCTGGAAGAGGTGCTTGATCCTTCACTCTTTCTtgaaaaattgcattaaaatcaGGTGAAATATTCTCCAATTCTGGATGTGCCtggtcactgctgctgtttttcctgggaaaatcctGCCCAGGGATGGCATTGGCTGGGAATTGCTGTGGAATTCCAGCTGGAGAGTCCTGCTGGTATTTCTTGTCCTCCTGACTGGGACATTCAGGATCTAAAACCTCTGGTGGgtaaaaattctgaaatattgGGAGAAAATAGGCAGGCGTGGTAAGGATTGAATTTGGGATATCATTTAACCCACTCTGGGGTTTTCCTGCTGGGCCAAGAGCAGGATTGGGGttgggggctgagctgggctcctgccccagggcagggggggcaGCCTGGAACCCTGGGgtttgctgctgcctctgcacccagggatttgctgctcctgctgctcctgggggctcTTGGCCATCGCTCCTTGCGAAGGTTCCTCCCctcagaggctgcttgggctcTGCTTTTTGTCTCTGCAAGGacctgggctgctcctgaaACGAGTCACCAACAGCTGGGGTTGAGATATTCAGGTGGAAGTTCCATCACTCACATCAAAATCCCTCTGAGCTGCTTGGATCTAACCCTGCTCACGGTGGATCCAACCCAAAATTCAATTCACCAGCAGCTGGATTTGAGATATTCAGGTGGAAGTTCCATCATTGACCAAAATCCCTCTGAGCTGCTTGGATCTAACCCTGCTCACGGTGGATTCAACCCAAAATTCGAGTCACCAGCAGCTGGGTTTGAGATATTCAGGTGGAAGTTCCATCACTCACATCAAAATATCTCTGTTCTGCTTGGATCTAACCCTGCTCACGGTGGATCCAACCCAAAATTCAAATCACCAACAGCTGGCTGAATTTCCCAGGGGATATTTGAGATATTCAGGTGGAAGTTTCATCACTCACATCAAAATCCCTCTGAGCTGCTTGGATCTAACCCTGCTCATGGTGGATTCAACCCAAAAATTCaacttataaaatatttttatatacattAAAACATTAATATATGATACATAATATTTATatgatttaaatataaatatatactatttctatattaaatattttatagatacatttcaatttttaaaatttcaaattctAAAATGGTAAATTCTactgaattttaattattaaattctCTCAAAAAGGAACCTTGAGCTGCTGTCCTTTTGGGTACCATTTCTCTTCAGGTTTCATTTTCCCAGGCTGGAATGCTGGGACACTCTGGAGTGGTTCTTCATCAGCTGGTGGAGGATCTGTGACCTAAAAACCAGGAAAGTTCATGGTCACAGCAATCGGGGGAACAGATCTCAAAATCTTGGGGAAATAATGAGGAATAATCTGTGGcctattaaaattaaaatgttaaattttgGCACGATGGAACGGATGACAAGGAAAtggttaaaggaaaaaaaaaaaggaagcaaaacccAATTAAATGGAGGGATGATTCCTCTACTTTTAAgaggaataaaagaaaggaaaattgtgCAGCACAGAAACTCTCAAATGTCTGAGCTCCTCCATTTCCATGGAGGAAATGCACCTAATAACAGAAAAGCAGCCAGAaaccagccctggccaggcaaTCACACATCCCAGCCTCTGCAAGAGAGGCTCGcgggaaaagctggaaaaacacAATAATGGGGCTGAAAAGCAcagggggagctgcagggataaagtctggagcacacagagctggcaaAAGAAGCTCACAAACAAGGACAGCTCCAATAACCACGGCTGCAAATTTATTTGGAGCAAGTTTTTTCTGAGTTTGCGCAGTTATCGCTGCACAAAGATGAGTGATCCCCTTGTAAATATAgcaataattgattttttttccttgaaataaactttttttaatcTATAAAACTGCAGGAAATCCAATTTTTAGTCTCTGTTTTTTTGTCCCAAACCATCCTGCTGAGTATTTTAGTGGAAGTGTGACTGTGACAGGAATCTCTGCTTCACCCCAGAGTGGTCCCACAGGAGAAGGGGCAGTGGGAAGATATTTATGaccaaaagataaaagatatTTATGAATTATCAACTGAAAATGATTTTTTCACTTCTAATTTGGATGATGGTAAAAATAACGAGTGTGGATGGATGCTAATTAGAGCTATGTTGATATGATTATGTTTGCTATTCAGGGAATTCTGGAAATCTTTCCTGTCTAAGTGTTGGAGCCAGGGATCAGGACTTCATTGTGCAGACACTGTTTAAAATATGGAATAGGCAAAGGAATCAGTTTTTtcatgtggggaaaaaaaatgtgggaaGCTGAGCCTCTCACTTTGGGGGTAAGAGATTagggcagaaagaaaaggtgGGCAGGGTTTATTGCTGAATTTATGGGTGATCTCATGGCTCCAAATTCAACGTAAATCCCTGGAAAAAttcacaagaaaattaaaaaataccacGGAGGTTTTCCTGAGCTGTGGACAGCAGAGCTTTGCAGTGAATAAGATGTTTTTGGTGGAACCAACTGACTCAGTGCATTGATGGAGTGCTGGGCAGGTAAAACACACAAACATACTTCTACATTATCTCTTTGAAAGAGGAACAGGACACAACCTCTgccagcattttttctttttcttcttttttttttttccttttttttttttttttttggtgaaccATTCTATTAATACCAATCAAATTGAGAAAATGATCAAATGAAATTGCATTTTGAGAATCATAAGCTGTGTAATGCCTATTCTGTTAAATTGAGGCCCATAATTGCTTCTCCACTGAAAAGATACAACAAAGGCAGCAATCATGGCATGTCATTATCCCAGACTGGCAAACCAGCCTTTGCAGGGAGGACTTCAAAGCCTTGTGGTTCTCGAATTGCATTTGGCTGCTATTGTTGAAGCACAGGCAATCTTGATTAGGTGTTTACACCGAGGGAAGGCTCAGTGCACAGAGAGTCTGAGTGCCTTGCTCTAGAGCCATTAAAAAATTGTACATTATGTTCCTGGCTTTGAAGTGAGGGGCTTGGAGGTAGGAAAGCAACTCGGATTGAGCGCAGCTGAGCTGGACCAGGCactgcttctcctcctgcctcgCTCTCTCTCTATCAGAGAAACTCATCATGGGGCTCTTTAGGGATCAGGCAATGCTGCAAAGAACTTGATGCAGTAGAAAATGGTGCATGAATTAGGAAATGTACAGATCAGTTTGTGGTGTGTTTTGGGAAATCTGTAAATGTAAATCTTGCACAATGAGGCTGGAAGTGTTTTAACTCAGCTGGGCACAAAGTCCTGCCCTCAGAGCAAACACCATTTCATTGCAGATCAATACATTCAGCTTCAAccctctgcaaagcccagaATAATCAGTTTAGGGAAGCTCAGTTGGATTGCTGACGTGTGGCTCATCTGCTTCTTCACATCCTTGGTGGTTTTGCACTTTTGGATGGAGCTTTCCAGGTGGGGTGACCAAAGTTGGCTCCTGCACCACCACCATGTCCCCTCAGGGCCTTTTTCTAGAGCCATTAAAAATTTGTACATTGTGTTCCTGGCTTGGAGGCAGGAAAGCAACTCGGATTGAGCGCAGCTGAGCTGGACCAGGCactgcttctcctcctgcctcgCTCTCTCTCTATCAGAGAAACTCATCATGGGGCTCTTTAGGGATCAGGCAATGCTGCAAAGAACTTGATGCAGTAGAAAATGGTGCATGAATTATTAGGAAATGTACAGATCagcaggggtttggggtgtgtttTGGGAAATCTGTAAATGTAAATCTTGCACAACGAGGGTGGAAGTGCTTTAACTCAGCTGGGCACAAAGTCCTGCCCTCAGAGCAAACACCATTTCAttgccacagcccagcagtgagCAGATCAATACATTCAGCTTCAAccctctgcaaagcccagaATAATCAGTTTAGGAAGCTCAGTTGCATTGCTGACGTGTGGCTCATCTGTTCCTTGGTGGTTTTGCACTTTTGGATGGAGCTTTCCAGGTGGGGTGACCAAAGTTGGCTCCTGCACCACCACCATGTCCCCTCAGGGCCTTTTTCACCCCTTCCAACAAGACTGAGCCATGGTTATCTGCTTAGGAATCAGTAAATGAACTGTTAATTAATGAACAATAAATTAATCAGGAACTTCTGCCTGTCccgcagcagctccaggggtggCTGCCAGCGGTGGTGACGCCGCTCATGGAACCGCAGAGTTATGGAATGCTTGGGTGGGAAGGGCCCTCAAAGGCCaccctgtcccacccctgccgtgggcagggacaccttccaccagcccaggctgctcccagccctgtcctggaacacttccagggatgggaattccACAGCTTCCCTGTAACTTCTCAAGGTCATGAAGAAACTTTCCTACACCccccctgcctgctgtgtcacctctctgctgtccccaaggcTGCTCCAGCGAGATAATCTTATCTCATAACCCTGATTTTAACTGATTCCTTTGCCTAttccatatttttaaacagtGTCTGCACAATGAAGTCCTGATCCCTGGCTCCAACACTCAGGAAAGATTTCCAGAATTCCCTGAATAGCAAACATAATCATATCAACACAGCTCTAATTAGCATCCATCCACACTCATTATTTTTACCATCATCCAAATTAGAAGTGAAAAAACACAAGTGCTCTTAATAGCTCtactagaaaaaaaaccaaccctgtCCATCATTGCTGCCACTGGAATGGAGTCAGAAAATCCCCTCTGATGCTGTGTCAGCTCTTCAttagccctggcagagctgtccctgggagcacaaGGGCCCTGGAGCTCCCCAAGGTAAGAATTTTCTGTGTGGAGCAATCCAGTGACCCCCCCTTCCCATTATGCATAATAAGGAGCAAGGAAAAGCAATGAACTGGTTTCTAATGGTTCATTAGGAACTGTAATTACATTTCCTCTCAAACCTTGCCACAAGTTGGCTGAGGCTGTGCAAAGTCAGAACTTGCAGACTCTGCATGGTCACAACTTCCTGACTGTGTGAAATCAGAACTTCTTGTCGCTAGTAATTACTTTAAAAGCCACAAGATGACGGCTTCAAACATCCAAATTCAGTGCttttataaatgtatttatatataatatttataaatttatataaatgtataaattctaaatttataaaatttagAATTCTAAAcctataaattaaattattaaatccTCTAAGAAAGGAAGTCAGAACTTCCAGACTGTGCAAAGTCAGAACTTCCAGACTGTGTAATGTCAGAACTTCTTGTCAGCAATAATTACTTTAAAAGCCACAAGATGCCGGCTTTAAACATCCAAATTCAGTGCttttataaatgtatttatatataatatttataaatttatataaatgtataaattctaaatttataaaatttataattctaaaattataaattaaattattaaaggCTTTAAAAAAGGAAGTCAGAACTTCCAGACTGTGCAAAGTCAGAACTTCTTGTCAGTAATAATTACTTTAAAAGTCACAAGATGACAGCTTTAAACATCCAAATTCAGTGCTTTTGTGGATACATTTCATCTGAAAAATTCTAAATGTATAAATTCTAAATGTGTAAAATTTATTATTCTAAAATTCTAAATTCAATTATTAAATCCTCTAAAAAAGGAAGTCAGAACTTCCAGACTGTGCAAAGTCAGAACTTCCAGACTGTGCAAAGTCAGAACTTCCAGAATATGTAAAGTCAGAACTTCTTGTCACTAATAATTACTTTAAAAGCCACAAGATGCTGGCTTTAAACATCCAAATTCAGTGCTTTTATGGATACATTTCATCTGAAAAACTCTAAATGTATAAATtctaaatttataaaaaaatctataaaaagccagccctgggcttgggagcagctggggattTGTGATTATCCCACAAAGGCTGAGCAAGattttaataattataattttaataattttaatgattaatacttttagaattttaaattttacacaTTTAGAATTTATACGTTTAGAATTTTTCAGATGAAATATATCTATAAAAAGCCAGCCCTGggcttgggagcagctggggattTGTGATTATCCCACAAAGGCTGAACAAGATTCTGCCTGGAAATCCAAAGCTGTCACTCCCTGGCATCATGGATTTCAAATCTGCTTCTCCCCTCTGCAAAGCTGAGAGTTCAACATCAGACAGACCTAATCCATAGAAATTAGGGAATTTATGCATTTACCCACCTGCCCTTGGAGAACTTGCTGCTTTTTATTGTGCAGCTCAAGATAGGAATTAATCCTCTCTGACTGTAAGCCCAAAGTCcgtttattttttttcacaaagtctttttttgctctttggGGTGGATCCTGTTGGTTCTGAGCAGGAAAAGCATGGCCAGGATTATTTTTGGAATGGAATCCATCTGCAGGTTCCTCCCTTTTGGCTTGTGGCCCATCAGGTTTGTTGCTGGCCACATTTGCTCCATGGAAGCTGAATAATTCTGGATCAAACTCTGGGAGTGAATCCTGATTATCCTCTGAGGAGCCATCAGGATGGAGATAAAATGAATCCACTGAAAAGTCCCCACTGCTTCCTCCAAAAACTTGGGGTGACTCCTCTGCCTCAAAAAAATCTGCTCCCTTTGTTGCATTCTTCCAATGAGGATTGTACCTCAGGCTGGAATATTTGTCCACAGGCAGTTtcttcctaattaaaaaaaaaaaaaaagaaacaaaaatcagattatttctGCATAAATGGCACAAATTCTGTATTATTTCAGTGTGCAAACAGATGTCCTGCTGTGGCCAAATGAATTGTTTCAGTGAATTCAATATGGAATCAGCATCAGACGAGTTTTATCAAAGATTTTTTGGTAGGAAACTTAGGCAGgacttcctcttcctttttaatttcCACCATCATGAATGATAAATGGGTCTAACACTCAGATCACAGTGGAATACAATCATTATCCTAAATTTTGCACAGAAATTTTTAAATCCTTGTAGCTGAAAGGTGAAATGATAAATTGCATTGTTCTGTTGTCTCCTTAAAAATTACACAAGTCTACAAAAGGCAATTTGTGTTGTTCCTTCTTCAAAGGCTCTGCTGAgtgaaataaaagtgaaattcCTGGTAAAATCAGTTTTCAAGTGTCCTTTTGAGACTGTCCAAACAAGAAcagcctccagctctgtgttcttattttctctcctcatTCCTGTGCAACATCCTGATGCTTTGATTAAAAAACTCCTTCTAGAAAAgattttaaatcactttttatCAAAAAACAGGCAGTGATTAGAGTAGAAAAACATAAATGGAAAGTCTGTTTGGCAATTTTTTAACAAGTGGCCAAATTATTGCCCTGAGTTACATTTGTCACAAAGCAAAGCCGGATGCTCTGccttaaaaaatccccaattgaTCCAATTTCTGCTTTAAGATCTGATCCAATGGGAGGAAAAGCAACTGCAGGAGTCAAATCCATCCAAAGAGGcttccaggagctgtgcaggtggAAGGAATGGGGGAGAAACAAAACTTTGAAcacaattttttcttccctggaCCTGCAGCGCAGCCCTGGGGATGCCACTGAAACCTGGTTGGTTCCTATTCAAGAAATCTGCTGGATTCCTCAACCTGTGGCCTTGataatgatattaaaaaaagaataaataataaataatcatTTTTTAACGAGCTTCATGCCTCTGcctatatttctatttatttttacaccattttttcttccttggacctgcagtgcagccctggggacatttACAGGCACTGGTTGGTTCTTCAGCTCCTGTTACAGAAATCTGCTGGATTCCCCAACCTGTGGCCTTGttaatgatattaaaaaaaaaattaaatcatttaTTCATCCTTTTTTAACAAGCTACATGCCTCTGcctatatttctatttatttttgcaccattttttcttccctggacctgcagtgcagccctggggacatttACAGGCATTGAAACCTGGTTGGTTCCTATTCAAGAAATCTGCTGGATTCCTCAACCTGTGGCCTTGTTaatgatattaaaaataataattaatttattcatcCTTTCTCAACGAGCTACATGCCTCTGCCtatatttctaattatttttaacacaattttttcttccctggaCCTGCAGTACAGCCCTGGTTTCTGGGTGACTCTGCCTGGGGACATTTACAGCCACTGAAACCTGGTTGGTTCTTCAGCTCCTGTTACACAAATCTGCTGGATTCCCCAACCTGTGGCCTTGttaatgatattaaaaaaaaataattaatttattcatcCTTTCTCAACGAGCTACATGCCTCTGcctatatttctatttatttttacaccattttttcttccctggacctgcagtgcagccctggggacatttACAGGCACTGGTTGGTTCTTCAGCTCCTGTTACAGAAATCTGCTGGATTCTCC includes:
- the JHY gene encoding jhy protein homolog isoform X1: MNPSAMKFISVSSPHTHPSTNIHVPPKTLVPPVFQAASWERERSSASSAEDSQDSGSESLEKQRQHLPTPEVVGQEVGDILEDDSLDGDSLEGMSSEEEGAEYNTKKERKPKICGSGRKKLPVDKYSSLRYNPHWKNATKGADFFEAEESPQVFGGSSGDFSVDSFYLHPDGSSEDNQDSLPEFDPELFSFHGANVASNKPDGPQAKREEPADGFHSKNNPGHAFPAQNQQDPPQRAKKDFVKKNKRTLGLQSERINSYLELHNKKQQVLQGQVTDPPPADEEPLQSVPAFQPGKMKPEEKWYPKGQQLKEQPRSLQRQKAEPKQPLRGGTFARSDGQEPPGAAGAANPWVQRQQQTPGFQAAPPALGQEPSSAPNPNPALGPAGKPQSGLNDIPNSILTTPAYFLPIFQNFYPPEVLDPECPSQEDKKYQQDSPAGIPQQFPANAIPGQDFPRKNSSSDQAHPELENISPDFNAIFQERVKDQAPLPDFKNHIHEDHSSPTPACRISHFIEKKEKPRISDFEDDFAGTWLWGLFPPALPQGDSGKAEGNPRKMRRSSSEGSLLQREKQNQPKASKKLGSSKFYFNLSMKLGGLGPDYETIKEKKEKLKLQKEYSRQIKEYNMKNLTVVQRLPAKPQVSSVSRQKALEYAKKIPRPKTFIAKQWEQEVKEVLPQAPAGPRLPKIPSLESLWSRHEKEKEAVAAFEALHILTTH
- the JHY gene encoding jhy protein homolog isoform X2; its protein translation is MNPSAMKFISVSSPHTHPSTNIHVPPKTLVPPVFQAASWERERSSASSAEDSQDSGSESLEKQRQHLPTPEVVGQEVGDILEDDSLDGDSLEGMSSEEEGAEYNTKKERKPKICGSGRKKLPVDKYSSLRYNPHWKNATKGADFFEAEESPQVFGGSSGDFSVDSFYLHPDGSSEDNQDSLPEFDPELFSFHGANVASNKPDGPQAKREEPADGFHSKNNPGHAFPAQNQQDPPQRAKKDFVKKNKRTLGLQSERINSYLELHNKKQQVLQGQVTDPPPADEEPLQSVPAFQPGKMKPEEKWYPKGQQLKEQPRSLQRQKAEPKQPLRGGTFARSDGQEPPGAAGAANPWVQRQQQTPGFQAAPPALGQEPSSAPNPNPALGPAGKPQSGLNDIPNSILTTPAYFLPIFQNFYPPEVLDPECPSQEDKKYQQDSPAGIPQQFPANAIPGQDFPRKNSSSDQAHPELENISPDFNAIFQERVKDQAPLPDFKNHIHEDHSSPTPACRISHFIEKKEKPRISDFEDDFAGTWLWGLFPPALPQGDSGKAEGNPRKMRRSSSEGSLLQREKQNQPKASKKLGSSKFYFNLSMKLGGLGPDYETIKEKKEKLKLQKEYSRQIKEYNMKNLTVVQRLPAKPQVSSVSRQKALEYAKKIPRPKTFIAKQWEQEVKEVLPQAPAGPRLPKIPSLESLWSRHEKEKEAVAAFEALHIL